One region of Clostridiales bacterium genomic DNA includes:
- a CDS encoding site-specific DNA-methyltransferase, which translates to MKAERNKTIDFLPEDAPEYLARCLRVTEDVPLDAVCGRTICGDTFQVAPHLPRGFADLLIVDPPYNLTKDFSGGGFRRTTDANYAAFTRAWIELLLPLLKPDASVYVCCDWRSSPVIGMTLKDYFRLQNRITWQREKGRGAQRNWKNGMEDIWFATRTDDYTFHVDAVKVRRRVRAPYRADGRPKDWEETPDGKFRNTCPSNFWDDISVPYWSMPENTAHPTQKPEKLLAKLILASSDPGGIVLDPFAGSGSTAVTAKKLGRRFVAIERSEQYCAWAEKRLELAETNPAIQGYADGVFWERNAGRLPR; encoded by the coding sequence ATGAAAGCCGAACGCAACAAGACCATAGACTTTCTGCCGGAGGACGCGCCGGAGTATCTCGCGCGCTGCCTGCGCGTGACGGAGGACGTGCCGCTCGACGCCGTGTGCGGCCGCACCATCTGCGGCGACACGTTTCAGGTCGCGCCGCACCTGCCGCGCGGCTTTGCAGACCTCCTGATCGTCGACCCGCCGTACAACCTAACCAAGGACTTTTCCGGCGGCGGCTTCCGGCGCACGACGGACGCAAACTACGCCGCCTTTACGCGCGCATGGATCGAGCTGCTGCTGCCGCTGCTCAAGCCGGACGCCTCGGTCTACGTCTGCTGCGACTGGCGCTCGAGCCCGGTCATCGGCATGACGCTCAAGGACTATTTCCGGCTGCAGAACCGCATCACCTGGCAGCGGGAAAAGGGCCGCGGCGCGCAGCGCAACTGGAAAAACGGCATGGAGGACATCTGGTTCGCCACCCGCACGGACGATTACACGTTCCATGTCGACGCCGTGAAGGTGCGCCGCCGCGTGCGCGCGCCCTACCGCGCCGACGGCCGGCCGAAGGACTGGGAGGAGACACCGGACGGCAAATTCCGCAACACGTGCCCGTCAAACTTCTGGGACGATATCTCCGTGCCCTACTGGTCCATGCCGGAAAACACCGCCCACCCGACGCAAAAGCCCGAAAAGCTGCTGGCCAAGCTCATCCTCGCAAGCTCCGACCCCGGCGGCATCGTGCTCGACCCCTTCGCCGGCTCCGGCTCTACGGCCGTGACGGCGAAGAAGCTCGGCCGCCGCTTCGTCGCCATCGAGCGCAGCGAGCAGTACTGCGCCTGGGCCGAAAAGCGGCTGGAGCTGGCGGAGACAAACCCCGCCATCCAGGGCTACGCCGACGGCGTGTTCTGGGAGCGCAACGCCGGCCGCCTGCCGCGCTGA
- a CDS encoding class I SAM-dependent methyltransferase, protein MMKPKFDGYAAQYDAWFMENDNLFQSELRLFQTALGDIAGKRVLSVGCGSGLFESMIDCSGIEGIEPSHDMGAIAQKRGVNVIAFGAIEDAELEENAYDVIYLNGSSSYMEDLTRAFGVCKKALKPNGKFISLDVPKESAFGFMYLLAKEAGTFDHPSLSGVMPKLPYPLELCCAGVWHSTEEKIDALKALGFHDFDFYQTLLRNPMYTNEVVEDVVPGYQSGGYVAIIAHK, encoded by the coding sequence ATGATGAAACCGAAATTTGACGGCTATGCGGCGCAGTATGATGCCTGGTTTATGGAAAACGACAACCTGTTTCAGAGCGAGCTGCGCCTGTTTCAGACCGCACTCGGCGACATTGCCGGCAAGCGCGTGCTCTCCGTCGGCTGCGGCAGCGGCCTGTTCGAGAGCATGATCGACTGCAGCGGCATCGAGGGCATCGAGCCCTCGCACGACATGGGCGCGATCGCGCAAAAGCGCGGCGTGAACGTGATCGCGTTCGGCGCGATTGAGGACGCCGAGCTGGAGGAAAATGCCTACGACGTGATCTACCTCAACGGCAGCTCCAGCTATATGGAGGATCTGACGCGCGCATTTGGTGTCTGCAAAAAGGCGCTCAAGCCGAACGGTAAGTTTATTTCCCTGGACGTGCCCAAGGAGAGCGCGTTCGGCTTCATGTATCTGCTGGCAAAGGAGGCCGGCACGTTCGACCACCCGTCGCTCAGCGGCGTTATGCCCAAGCTGCCGTACCCACTCGAGCTGTGCTGCGCGGGCGTGTGGCACTCCACCGAGGAGAAGATCGACGCGCTCAAGGCACTCGGCTTCCACGATTTTGACTTTTATCAGACGCTGCTGCGCAACCCCATGTACACCAACGAGGTCGTGGAGGACGTCGTGCCCGGCTACCAGAGCGGCGGCTATGTCGCCATCATTGCGCACAAATGA
- a CDS encoding FtsW/RodA/SpoVE family cell cycle protein: MKKAMSYAKEFFHRADIFLLVMGLICAIFGIVVISSATASYHSAKYVIVQSASLILGVFAFVVMTVLDVDVLADKWQILCAFNVVFLLLLIPFGVSDNTGNTGWLRFFGIGIQPTEVVKLAFIIILAKQISYLKEYHDLNSVWSVAQLAGHFVLLFGLILVVSSDLGSALIFFSIFLVMLFAAGFALHWFAIGFAAIAAMIPLLWKFVLHDYQKNRILAPYDSSIDPTNTGINWQPHQSKIALASGQWTGAGLGHGTQSQSNALAGKHTDFIYAVIGEELGMIACILVIVLLLIIIIRCVMVGIRSGSNMGSLVCFGVAAFLTFQTFENIGMCIGITPVIGITLPFFSYGGSSLFTTFAALGMVSGIHFRPRPKRNSIYY, encoded by the coding sequence ATGAAAAAAGCCATGTCCTACGCAAAGGAGTTTTTTCACCGGGCGGATATTTTCCTGCTCGTGATGGGCCTCATCTGCGCCATTTTCGGCATCGTCGTCATCTCGAGCGCCACGGCGTCGTACCACTCGGCCAAGTATGTCATCGTGCAGAGCGCGTCGCTCATCCTCGGCGTTTTCGCGTTCGTGGTCATGACCGTGCTGGACGTGGATGTGCTGGCCGACAAGTGGCAGATCCTGTGCGCGTTCAACGTGGTCTTTCTACTGCTGCTGATCCCCTTCGGCGTGAGCGACAACACCGGCAACACCGGCTGGCTGCGCTTTTTCGGCATCGGCATCCAGCCGACGGAGGTCGTCAAGCTCGCGTTCATCATCATTCTGGCAAAGCAGATCAGCTACTTGAAAGAATACCACGACCTCAACTCCGTGTGGTCGGTCGCGCAGTTGGCGGGCCATTTCGTGCTGCTGTTCGGGCTGATCCTCGTCGTGTCGTCTGACCTCGGCTCGGCGCTGATCTTTTTCTCCATCTTCCTCGTGATGCTCTTTGCCGCGGGCTTTGCGCTGCACTGGTTTGCGATCGGCTTTGCGGCCATCGCCGCGATGATCCCGCTGCTGTGGAAATTCGTGCTGCACGACTATCAGAAAAACCGCATCCTCGCGCCGTATGACTCCAGCATCGACCCGACGAACACCGGCATCAACTGGCAGCCGCACCAGAGCAAGATCGCGCTCGCTTCCGGCCAGTGGACCGGCGCGGGCCTCGGCCACGGCACGCAGAGCCAGTCCAACGCCCTCGCCGGCAAGCACACAGACTTTATCTATGCCGTCATCGGCGAGGAGCTCGGCATGATTGCCTGCATCCTCGTCATCGTGCTGCTGCTGATCATCATCATCCGCTGCGTCATGGTCGGCATCCGCTCGGGCAGCAACATGGGCTCGCTCGTGTGCTTCGGCGTGGCCGCGTTTTTGACGTTCCAGACGTTTGAGAACATCGGCATGTGCATCGGCATCACGCCCGTCATCGGCATCACGCTGCCGTTTTTCAGCTACGGCGGCTCTTCCCTGTTCACAACGTTTGCCGCGCTCGGCATGGTGTCGGGCATCCACTTCCGACCAAGGCCCAAGCGAAACAGCATCTATTACTGA
- a CDS encoding ABC transporter ATP-binding protein produces MAILECKGLCKSYGAEPALDRVDLSVEPGHIVGLLGPNGSGKSTLIKLANGLLTPDAGEILIDGKSPCRETKKIVSYLPERTYFADWMTALQLLAFFGDFYDDFDRGAAVQMMQRLGIQPKQQIKQMSKGTREKVQLILVMSRKAKLYLLDEPIGGVDPATRDFILNTIISNYNPEAAVVISTHLIADVENILDDVAFLNRGHLLLQSSADELRAREGKSVDAVFREVFRC; encoded by the coding sequence ATGGCAATTCTCGAATGCAAGGGTCTGTGCAAGAGCTACGGCGCGGAGCCGGCGCTCGACCGCGTGGACCTCTCGGTCGAGCCGGGACACATCGTCGGCCTGCTCGGCCCGAACGGCAGCGGCAAGAGCACGCTCATCAAGCTGGCCAACGGCCTGCTCACGCCGGACGCCGGGGAAATTCTCATCGACGGCAAGTCGCCGTGCAGGGAAACGAAGAAGATCGTGTCCTATCTGCCGGAGCGCACCTATTTTGCCGACTGGATGACGGCGCTGCAGCTGCTGGCGTTCTTCGGCGATTTTTACGATGATTTTGACCGCGGCGCGGCCGTGCAGATGATGCAGCGGCTCGGCATCCAGCCCAAGCAGCAGATCAAGCAGATGTCGAAGGGCACGCGCGAAAAGGTGCAGCTCATCCTCGTCATGAGCCGTAAGGCGAAGCTCTACCTGCTCGACGAGCCGATCGGCGGCGTCGACCCTGCGACGCGCGATTTCATTCTCAACACCATTATCAGCAACTACAACCCCGAGGCCGCCGTCGTCATCTCCACGCACCTGATCGCGGACGTGGAGAACATCCTCGACGACGTGGCGTTTCTCAACCGCGGCCATCTGCTGCTGCAGTCGTCGGCCGACGAGCTGCGCGCCAGGGAGGGCAAATCGGTGGACGCTGTGTTTCGGGAGGTATTCAGATGCTAG
- a CDS encoding TrkA family potassium uptake protein produces MKNILLIGTGRFGRHIAVQLYQLGHQVMAVDTNEERISDVLPYVTNAQIGDSTNAEFLRSLGIGNFDVCIVTISGNFQNSLETTSLLKELGAKRVVSRAERDVQAKFLLRNGADHVVYPEKQVAKWAAIRYTADHIFDYIEFDEQHAIFEVEVPEGWVGKSIGELNIRSKFGINILGIKHSGKTDVSITPDTVLSGEMTILALGEYKALQKCFRI; encoded by the coding sequence ATGAAAAACATTCTATTGATTGGCACAGGCCGCTTCGGACGGCATATCGCAGTACAGCTTTATCAGCTGGGGCATCAGGTCATGGCAGTCGATACAAACGAGGAGCGAATCAGTGATGTGCTACCATATGTCACCAACGCACAAATTGGCGACAGTACAAACGCGGAGTTTCTTCGCTCTCTTGGCATCGGAAATTTTGACGTCTGCATCGTGACCATCAGCGGTAATTTTCAGAACTCGCTGGAAACCACCTCGCTGCTGAAGGAGCTGGGTGCAAAGCGCGTGGTATCGCGTGCCGAGCGTGATGTGCAGGCAAAGTTTCTGCTTCGCAACGGTGCAGACCATGTAGTCTACCCGGAAAAACAGGTGGCAAAATGGGCAGCGATCCGATACACTGCCGACCATATCTTCGACTACATAGAGTTCGACGAGCAGCACGCCATTTTTGAGGTGGAAGTACCAGAAGGCTGGGTCGGGAAAAGCATTGGCGAACTGAATATCCGCAGCAAGTTTGGAATCAACATTCTTGGCATCAAGCATTCGGGAAAAACCGACGTATCAATTACACCGGATACGGTGCTGTCCGGGGAAATGACGATTTTAGCGTTGGGCGAATACAAAGCGCTGCAAAAGTGTTTCCGAATCTGA
- a CDS encoding Trk family potassium uptake protein produces the protein MPEEIIRRKRRLSSFQIIILGFAAVILLGALLLMLPISTTGGNVTPFNETLFTATSAVCVTGLVVQDTGSYWSTFGQAVILALIQIGGLGVVTVAASFALLSGRRISLMQRSTMQDAISAPKVGGIVRLTRFILRGTFLIELLGALAVLPVFCRDYGGRGVWMAIFHSISAFCNAGFDILGTESNRYPSLTGYADSPVINITIMLLIVIGGIGFLTWDDIFENKWRFHRYRMQSKVILVTTGLLIFLPAVFFFFSDFSALPSGNRLLASFFQSVTPRTAGFNTVNLSAMSGASQGVMILLMLIGGSPGSTAGGMKTTTLAVLIANATATFRQRDSAQFFGRRVDCSAVKTAATILTMYLVLFFGGAVFISAYEHLPLSACLYETASAVGTVGLTLGITPQLRIPSQMVLILLMYLGRVGGLTLIYAALSSKKAGNARLPQEKITIG, from the coding sequence ATGCCGGAAGAGATCATTCGTCGAAAGCGCCGCCTTTCGTCTTTTCAAATTATCATATTAGGTTTTGCCGCGGTCATTCTGCTCGGAGCACTGCTGCTGATGCTGCCGATCTCCACGACTGGAGGGAATGTAACTCCATTCAATGAAACGCTGTTTACAGCGACCTCTGCCGTCTGCGTGACAGGGCTTGTGGTGCAGGATACAGGCAGCTACTGGTCAACCTTTGGGCAGGCGGTTATTCTGGCGCTGATCCAAATTGGTGGTCTTGGTGTCGTAACCGTAGCAGCGTCGTTTGCACTGTTGTCCGGGCGAAGAATCTCTCTGATGCAGCGCAGCACCATGCAGGATGCAATTTCAGCACCAAAGGTCGGCGGAATCGTCCGCCTGACACGCTTCATCCTGCGAGGGACGTTTCTGATTGAGCTGCTGGGGGCGCTTGCCGTGCTGCCGGTGTTCTGCCGTGACTATGGAGGGCGCGGCGTCTGGATGGCGATATTTCATTCCATATCTGCTTTTTGCAACGCCGGGTTTGATATTCTTGGGACAGAAAGCAACCGCTATCCATCTCTTACCGGCTACGCGGACAGCCCGGTAATCAATATCACGATTATGCTGTTGATCGTGATTGGCGGCATTGGATTTCTGACGTGGGATGATATCTTTGAAAACAAGTGGCGGTTTCATCGCTACCGAATGCAGAGCAAGGTGATTCTCGTCACGACAGGTCTTTTGATTTTTCTGCCTGCTGTGTTTTTCTTCTTTTCAGACTTTTCCGCGCTTCCCTCCGGAAACCGGCTGCTGGCATCCTTTTTTCAGTCCGTCACGCCGAGGACAGCGGGCTTCAACACGGTAAATCTATCCGCGATGTCCGGTGCGTCGCAGGGCGTGATGATCCTTTTGATGCTCATCGGCGGTTCTCCGGGTTCTACAGCAGGCGGCATGAAAACAACGACGCTGGCGGTCTTGATTGCCAATGCCACTGCGACCTTCCGCCAGCGCGATAGTGCCCAATTTTTCGGACGCAGAGTCGATTGCAGCGCTGTCAAAACCGCCGCGACCATTCTGACGATGTATCTGGTGCTGTTCTTTGGCGGTGCGGTCTTTATCAGCGCATACGAGCATCTTCCGCTGTCTGCCTGCCTGTATGAAACGGCATCGGCGGTCGGGACTGTGGGATTGACACTTGGTATTACACCGCAGCTGCGCATTCCATCGCAAATGGTGCTGATCTTGCTCATGTATCTGGGCAGAGTCGGCGGTCTTACCCTCATTTATGCGGCACTTTCCAGCAAAAAAGCGGGGAATGCAAGGCTGCCGCAGGAAAAAATTACAATTGGATAA
- the tsaB gene encoding tRNA (adenosine(37)-N6)-threonylcarbamoyltransferase complex dimerization subunit type 1 TsaB: MLILALESSAKAASVALCRDGVLIAQSQQCSGLTHSCTLLPMAEQMLKNTDTRLADVDAIAVARGPGSFTGVRIGVSTAKGLAWGAQKPAIGVSTLEAMAYHGLAAGEGALVCAAMDARRSQIYNALFEIRGGKPVRLCEDRAISLAELGEELGKMQKSAFLVGDGAQLCYNTCLDMGIPAVLAPGNLVSQSAWGVAMAAFGQTPAPAEELLPVYLRLSQAERERQARLAAQAAQE, encoded by the coding sequence ATGCTGATCCTCGCACTGGAGTCCTCGGCCAAGGCGGCGTCGGTCGCCCTGTGCCGCGATGGAGTGCTCATTGCCCAGAGCCAGCAGTGCAGCGGCCTGACGCACAGCTGCACGCTGCTGCCGATGGCGGAGCAGATGCTGAAAAATACCGATACCAGGCTTGCGGACGTCGACGCCATCGCCGTCGCGCGCGGGCCGGGCTCGTTCACCGGCGTGCGCATCGGCGTGTCCACGGCCAAGGGGCTCGCCTGGGGCGCGCAGAAGCCCGCCATCGGCGTGTCCACGCTTGAGGCCATGGCGTATCACGGTCTCGCGGCGGGGGAGGGCGCGCTCGTGTGCGCGGCCATGGATGCCCGCCGCAGCCAGATCTACAATGCCCTGTTCGAGATCCGGGGCGGAAAACCGGTGCGTCTTTGTGAAGACCGTGCGATTTCGCTCGCGGAGCTGGGCGAAGAACTGGGAAAAATGCAGAAATCCGCTTTTCTGGTTGGCGACGGCGCACAGTTGTGTTATAATACATGTTTGGACATGGGCATCCCTGCGGTGCTGGCGCCGGGCAATCTGGTCAGCCAGAGCGCGTGGGGCGTGGCCATGGCCGCCTTCGGGCAGACGCCGGCCCCGGCGGAGGAACTGCTCCCGGTCTATCTGCGCCTGTCGCAGGCCGAGCGGGAACGCCAGGCACGGCTGGCTGCTCAGGCGGCGCAAGAATGA
- the tenA gene encoding thiaminase II gives MSGHNGTKLSQRLHACVQDIWPRYLSHPFVMQMADGTLPMEKFRYYMLQDYLYLKDYVKIFAAIIQKADDFEQIRFLSGELANTIGETFRTHLPYMQRLGVTEDEIRRARPHIDNSAYSHYMLCEAQAGDVLTGLVTLLNCSWSYAYIAQEMAARYPDALQNEHYGAWFAGYVSEEYRQTNQALIDRIDALGADIDEQTTQHLCEIFQTCCLFDLRFWDMVYAMGET, from the coding sequence ATGAGCGGGCATAACGGCACAAAGCTCTCGCAGCGGCTCCATGCGTGTGTGCAGGACATCTGGCCGCGGTACCTCTCCCACCCGTTCGTGATGCAGATGGCCGACGGCACGCTGCCGATGGAAAAATTCCGCTACTATATGCTGCAGGACTATCTCTACCTCAAGGACTACGTGAAGATCTTCGCGGCCATCATCCAGAAGGCCGATGATTTCGAGCAGATCCGCTTTCTGAGCGGAGAGTTGGCGAACACGATCGGCGAGACATTCCGCACGCATCTGCCGTACATGCAGCGCCTCGGCGTCACGGAAGACGAGATCCGCCGCGCGCGCCCGCACATCGACAACAGCGCCTACAGCCACTATATGCTCTGCGAGGCGCAGGCCGGGGACGTGCTGACCGGACTCGTGACGCTCTTAAACTGCTCATGGAGCTATGCCTACATCGCGCAGGAGATGGCGGCGCGCTATCCGGACGCGCTTCAAAACGAACACTACGGCGCGTGGTTCGCGGGCTACGTTTCGGAGGAGTACCGCCAGACGAATCAGGCGCTCATCGACCGGATCGACGCGCTCGGCGCGGACATCGACGAGCAGACAACACAGCATCTGTGCGAGATCTTCCAAACGTGCTGCCTGTTTGACCTGCGCTTCTGGGACATGGTCTACGCCATGGGAGAGACCTGA
- a CDS encoding GntR family transcriptional regulator translates to MNWNIRNDAPVYTQLVDQIARAIILGQFPPGSKLPSVRDFASDAGVNPNTMQRALAELERLELIRTQRTAGRTVTEDLARIDREKRRLAQAGIDAFWQALAQLGYDRAQALELLQQNLRQAKEEM, encoded by the coding sequence ATGAACTGGAACATCCGCAACGACGCGCCTGTCTACACGCAGCTCGTGGACCAGATCGCCCGCGCGATCATTCTCGGGCAGTTTCCGCCCGGGAGCAAGCTGCCGTCGGTGCGCGACTTCGCGTCCGACGCCGGCGTGAATCCGAACACGATGCAGCGCGCGCTCGCCGAGCTCGAGCGTCTGGAGCTGATCCGGACGCAGCGCACGGCCGGCCGCACCGTGACAGAGGATCTGGCGCGCATCGACCGGGAAAAGCGGCGGCTGGCGCAGGCCGGCATCGACGCATTCTGGCAGGCGCTGGCGCAGCTCGGCTATGACCGGGCGCAGGCGCTCGAGCTGCTGCAGCAGAATCTGCGGCAGGCAAAGGAGGAAATGTAA
- the upp gene encoding uracil phosphoribosyltransferase produces MSKVHVFDHPLIQHKLSILRDKNTSVKEFRELISEIAMLMCFEATRDLPLEEIDVETPVATAHCKHIAGKKLAIVPILRAGLGMVDGMVTLMPNVKVGHIGLFRDPQTLEPVKYYFKMPPDISERDVIIVDPMLATGGSASAAVQFMKEVGCKHIKLMCIIGAPEGVAVMQKEHPDVDIYVAALDDHLNEHGYIVPGLGDAGDRIFGTK; encoded by the coding sequence ATGAGTAAAGTTCACGTTTTTGACCACCCGCTGATCCAGCACAAGCTCTCGATCCTGCGCGACAAGAACACCAGCGTCAAGGAATTCCGCGAGCTGATTTCCGAGATCGCCATGCTGATGTGCTTTGAGGCCACGCGCGACCTCCCGCTCGAGGAGATCGACGTGGAGACCCCGGTCGCCACGGCGCACTGCAAGCACATCGCCGGCAAGAAGCTGGCCATCGTGCCGATCCTCCGCGCCGGTCTCGGCATGGTCGACGGCATGGTCACCCTGATGCCGAACGTCAAGGTCGGCCACATCGGCCTGTTCCGCGACCCGCAGACGCTTGAGCCCGTGAAGTATTACTTCAAGATGCCGCCCGACATTTCCGAGCGCGACGTCATCATCGTCGATCCGATGCTCGCCACCGGCGGCAGCGCGTCCGCCGCGGTGCAGTTCATGAAGGAAGTCGGCTGCAAGCACATCAAGCTCATGTGCATCATCGGCGCCCCTGAGGGCGTGGCTGTGATGCAGAAGGAGCATCCGGATGTGGACATCTACGTCGCAGCGCTCGACGATCATCTCAACGAGCACGGCTACATCGTCCCCGGTCTGGGCGACGCGGGCGACCGCATCTTCGGCACCAAGTAA
- the tsaE gene encoding tRNA (adenosine(37)-N6)-threonylcarbamoyltransferase complex ATPase subunit type 1 TsaE yields the protein MQEYLTHSEAETEQAGADFARALPDGKVVAMYGELGSGKTAFVRGMARGMGLTCRVSSPTFTIVNEYEGPRELIHFDMYRLGSADELFDIGWEDYVNRGSVCAVEWSENVEDAFYGDEVVVRFEKLGPTTRRITITEGSGTSC from the coding sequence ATGCAGGAATATCTGACCCACAGCGAAGCGGAGACCGAACAGGCCGGCGCGGACTTTGCGCGCGCCCTGCCGGACGGCAAGGTCGTGGCCATGTACGGCGAGCTCGGCAGCGGAAAGACCGCCTTTGTGCGCGGCATGGCCCGCGGCATGGGGCTGACGTGCCGCGTCTCGAGCCCGACGTTCACGATCGTGAACGAATATGAAGGGCCCCGCGAGCTGATCCATTTTGATATGTACCGTCTCGGCAGTGCCGACGAGCTGTTCGACATTGGCTGGGAGGATTATGTCAACCGCGGTTCCGTCTGCGCCGTCGAGTGGAGCGAGAACGTGGAGGACGCTTTTTACGGCGACGAGGTCGTGGTCCGGTTTGAAAAACTCGGCCCGACGACCCGGCGCATCACGATCACGGAAGGGAGCGGGACATCATGCTGA
- a CDS encoding DMT family transporter, with product MKRGYLYIAVTTLLFSSMEVALKLISGQFNPIQLNFSRFLVGGLVLIPFAVRELKKRGRKLDGKALGSFALLGLMGIAVSMSLYQLSVTRIQASVVGVLFSSNPVFVTLFAFLLLHETISKNQIAGLVLDVAGIVLIIQPWHLRLDALGVVYVLLATLLFALYGVCGKRQCARFGGIVVTCFSFLFGAAEMIAIAGLTHIPALSAGLTAAGLDTFASIPFFTGYTLTNLPIVLFIYIGVTGIGFTCYFLSMEVTSAQTTSLVFFFKPALAPLLAFLVLHEAIPGNMLAGIACILCGSLVSILPGLLAQRRAAALPFAEDTVKEEIKI from the coding sequence ATGAAACGAGGCTATCTGTACATTGCGGTCACGACGCTGCTGTTTTCCAGCATGGAGGTCGCGCTGAAGCTGATCTCCGGACAGTTCAACCCTATCCAGCTCAATTTCAGCCGGTTTCTCGTCGGCGGGCTGGTGCTCATTCCTTTCGCCGTGCGCGAACTGAAAAAGCGCGGCCGGAAGCTTGACGGCAAAGCGCTCGGCTCGTTTGCCCTGCTGGGCCTGATGGGCATCGCGGTAAGTATGTCGCTGTATCAGCTATCCGTCACGCGCATCCAGGCTTCGGTCGTCGGCGTGCTGTTTTCCAGCAACCCCGTGTTCGTGACGCTGTTCGCCTTCCTGCTCCTGCACGAGACGATCTCGAAAAACCAGATTGCGGGCCTCGTGCTGGACGTGGCAGGCATCGTGCTCATCATCCAGCCGTGGCACCTGCGGCTCGATGCGCTCGGTGTGGTGTACGTCCTGCTGGCGACGCTGCTGTTCGCGCTCTACGGCGTGTGCGGCAAGCGCCAGTGCGCGCGCTTCGGCGGCATCGTCGTGACGTGCTTCAGCTTTCTGTTCGGCGCGGCCGAGATGATCGCGATCGCAGGTTTGACACACATTCCGGCCCTCTCTGCCGGCCTGACGGCCGCCGGTCTGGACACGTTTGCGAGCATCCCCTTCTTCACCGGCTACACGCTGACCAACCTCCCGATCGTGCTCTTCATCTACATCGGCGTGACCGGCATCGGCTTCACCTGCTACTTCCTGTCGATGGAGGTCACGAGTGCGCAGACAACGTCGCTCGTGTTCTTCTTCAAGCCCGCGCTCGCGCCGCTGCTGGCGTTTCTGGTGCTGCACGAGGCAATCCCGGGCAATATGCTCGCCGGTATCGCGTGCATCCTCTGCGGCAGTCTGGTGTCCATCCTCCCCGGCCTGCTCGCACAGCGAAGGGCCGCTGCGCTTCCGTTCGCGGAAGACACGGTCAAGGAAGAAATCAAAATCTGA